Proteins encoded within one genomic window of Schaalia sp. HMT-172:
- a CDS encoding histidine phosphatase family protein, with amino-acid sequence MPTLVLVRHAQAAYNYPDRSRPLTDAGRDQAARLGATLAREIGAFSVAVSSDAQRARETFAAILTRAGADEAWHDRSIYDGGEEEIIELARTFTGEAGLIVGHEPVISYAGYILARQEDRGAADRGVPTATALVLSFDGTWEDLAPGTCAMRVFYTPPTR; translated from the coding sequence ATGCCAACCCTCGTTCTCGTTCGCCACGCGCAGGCCGCCTACAACTATCCCGACCGTTCCCGCCCGCTCACCGACGCCGGGCGAGACCAGGCCGCGCGCCTCGGGGCGACCCTCGCCCGCGAGATCGGCGCATTCAGCGTCGCCGTCTCCTCCGACGCCCAGCGCGCCCGCGAAACCTTCGCGGCGATCCTCACGCGCGCGGGCGCCGACGAAGCCTGGCACGACCGCTCCATCTACGACGGCGGCGAGGAGGAGATCATCGAGCTGGCCCGCACCTTCACGGGCGAGGCAGGCCTGATCGTCGGGCACGAGCCCGTCATCTCCTACGCCGGATACATCCTCGCCCGCCAGGAGGACCGAGGGGCGGCCGACAGGGGAGTGCCGACGGCCACCGCCCTGGTCCTCTCTTTCGACGGCACGTGGGAGGACCTCGCACCTGGAACATGCGCCATGAGGGTCTTCTACACCCCACCGACCCGATAG
- a CDS encoding tetratricopeptide repeat protein has protein sequence MDDEIGDSADRAPLEGDTEQMAEVLKHARDGVQSYRVLAEASPQAYTPNLAMSLNNLAAFLSEVGERNEALEAARKAVELYRGLADASPQAYTPNLAASLNNLASFLSEVGEQDEALEAAREAVELYRGLAEASPQAYTPDLAASLNNLANRFSAVGERNEALEAAREAVRLRRALAEASPQAYTPDLAASLNNLANILSEVGKVNDALVAAREAVELYRGLAEASPQAYTPNLAGSLNNLANLLSEVGDRNEALVAAREAVRLRRALAEASPQAYTPNLAMSLNNLAAFLSEVGERNEALEAARKAVELYRGLAEASPQAYTPNLAASLNNLASFLSEVGEQDEALEAAREAVELYRGLAEASPQAYTPNLAASLNNLANRFSAVGERNEALEAAREAVRLRRALAEASPQAYTPDLAASLNNLANILSGVGERNEALEAAREAVRLRRALAEASPQAYTPNLAGSLNNLAIRLSEVGERAEALVAAREAVGLYRGLAEESPAAYTPNLAMSMSNLSNCLSAVGDWEAALEVAREARQLVDDLPQAAVLGVDSDSAAHDLSLNAE, from the coding sequence ATGGATGACGAGATTGGAGATTCTGCCGATCGTGCCCCACTCGAAGGGGACACGGAACAGATGGCCGAGGTACTTAAGCATGCGCGCGACGGTGTGCAGTCGTATCGGGTGTTGGCTGAGGCTTCCCCGCAGGCTTACACCCCGAACCTGGCAATGTCGTTGAATAACCTGGCGGCCTTTTTGTCGGAGGTGGGGGAGCGGAATGAGGCGTTGGAGGCTGCCCGCAAGGCGGTGGAGCTGTATCGTGGGCTGGCTGATGCTTCCCCGCAGGCTTACACCCCGAACCTGGCTGCGTCGTTGAATAACCTAGCGAGCTTTTTGTCGGAGGTGGGGGAGCAGGATGAGGCGTTGGAGGCGGCTCGTGAGGCGGTGGAGCTGTATCGTGGGCTGGCTGAGGCTTCCCCGCAGGCTTACACCCCCGACCTGGCTGCGTCGTTGAATAACCTAGCGAATCGTTTCTCGGCAGTGGGGGAGCGGAATGAGGCGTTGGAGGCGGCCCGCGAGGCGGTGCGTTTGCGCCGAGCGCTGGCTGAGGCTTCCCCGCAGGCTTACACCCCCGACCTGGCTGCGTCGTTGAATAACCTGGCGAACATTTTGTCGGAGGTGGGGAAGGTGAATGACGCGTTGGTGGCGGCCCGCGAGGCGGTGGAGCTGTATCGTGGGCTGGCTGAGGCTTCCCCGCAGGCTTACACCCCGAACCTGGCTGGGTCGTTGAATAACCTGGCGAATCTTTTGTCGGAGGTGGGGGATCGGAATGAGGCGTTGGTGGCGGCCCGCGAGGCGGTGCGTTTGCGCCGAGCGCTGGCTGAGGCTTCCCCGCAGGCTTACACCCCGAACCTGGCAATGTCGTTGAATAACCTGGCGGCCTTTTTGTCGGAGGTGGGGGAGCGGAATGAGGCGTTGGAGGCTGCCCGCAAGGCGGTGGAGCTGTATCGTGGGCTGGCTGAGGCTTCCCCGCAGGCTTACACCCCGAACCTGGCTGCGTCGTTGAATAACCTAGCGAGCTTTTTGTCGGAGGTGGGGGAGCAGGATGAGGCGTTGGAGGCGGCTCGTGAGGCGGTGGAGCTGTATCGTGGGCTGGCTGAGGCTTCCCCGCAGGCTTACACCCCGAACCTGGCTGCGTCGTTGAATAACCTAGCGAATCGTTTCTCGGCAGTGGGGGAGCGGAATGAGGCGTTGGAGGCGGCCCGCGAGGCGGTGCGTTTGCGCCGAGCGCTGGCTGAGGCTTCCCCGCAGGCTTACACCCCCGACCTGGCTGCGTCGTTGAATAACCTGGCGAACATTTTGTCGGGTGTGGGGGAGCGGAATGAGGCGTTGGAGGCGGCCCGCGAGGCGGTGCGTTTGCGCCGAGCGCTGGCTGAGGCTTCCCCGCAGGCTTACACCCCGAACCTGGCTGGGTCGTTGAATAACCTGGCGATTCGTTTGTCTGAGGTTGGGGAGCGAGCAGAGGCGTTGGTGGCGGCTCGTGAGGCCGTGGGGCTGTATCGCGGGTTGGCTGAGGAGTCTCCGGCGGCGTACACCCCGAACCTGGCGATGTCGATGAGTAATCTTTCGAATTGTTTGTCGGCGGTGGGGGATTGGGAGGCGGCGCTGGAGGTGGCCCGTGAGGCTAGGCAGCTGGTGGATGATTTGCCTCAGGCTGCTGTCCTTGGCGTCGATTCTGACAGCGCCGCTCACGATTTGTCCTTGAACGCTGAATAA